In Candidatus Margulisiibacteriota bacterium, a single genomic region encodes these proteins:
- the lipA gene encoding lipoyl synthase yields MDFFWWFVKLVSMRYPVWLKKNIPKSAPNLRIRGYFDETVHTVCESALCPNRGECFAARTVTFLILGAACTRRCRFCAVRQAAPEPVDADEPRKIAAAARKLGLRYVVITSVTRDDLPDGGAAHFAAAILAARQELPRAAVEVLTPDFQGDLTALDTVLAARPAVYNHNIETVPRLYAAVRPRADYRRSLKILDHAARTGLPVKSGLMLGLGETETEIKLTLRDLKNAGVSIVTLGQYLPPSKKHYPVQDFIRPGKFTEYKTYGEKELGFRTVFAGPLVRSSYRAGEILEEAENITRFAKNIHC; encoded by the coding sequence ATGGATTTTTTCTGGTGGTTTGTTAAACTTGTTTCCATGCGTTATCCGGTCTGGCTCAAAAAAAACATTCCGAAGTCCGCGCCCAATCTGCGGATCCGCGGGTATTTCGACGAAACGGTGCATACGGTTTGCGAATCGGCGCTCTGTCCCAATCGCGGCGAGTGTTTTGCCGCGCGGACGGTGACTTTCTTGATACTGGGCGCGGCCTGCACGCGCCGCTGCCGCTTTTGCGCCGTTAGGCAGGCCGCGCCGGAGCCGGTGGACGCTGACGAGCCGCGGAAAATAGCCGCGGCCGCGCGCAAACTGGGCTTGCGGTATGTGGTGATTACCTCGGTGACGCGCGACGATCTGCCGGACGGCGGCGCGGCGCATTTCGCCGCGGCCATTCTGGCCGCGCGGCAGGAACTGCCGCGCGCCGCCGTCGAAGTTCTGACACCGGATTTTCAGGGGGATCTGACCGCGCTGGACACCGTGCTGGCGGCCAGACCGGCTGTTTATAATCACAATATCGAAACCGTGCCGCGTTTATATGCGGCTGTCCGTCCGCGGGCGGATTATCGGCGCTCGCTGAAAATTCTAGATCACGCCGCCCGGACTGGCCTGCCGGTAAAGTCCGGCCTGATGCTGGGCTTGGGCGAAACAGAAACGGAAATAAAATTAACGCTACGGGATTTGAAAAACGCGGGCGTGTCTATTGTGACGCTCGGCCAGTATCTGCCGCCGTCCAAAAAACATTATCCGGTACAGGACTTTATCCGCCCCGGGAAATTCACGGAATACAAAACATACGGCGAAAAGGAGCTGGGGTTTAGGACTGTTTTCGCCGGGCCATTGGTGCGCTCATCGTACAGAGCGGGCGAGATTTTAGAAGAAGCTGAAAACATCACGCGCTTTGCAAAAAATATACATTGTTGA